From Hoplias malabaricus isolate fHopMal1 chromosome 11, fHopMal1.hap1, whole genome shotgun sequence, a single genomic window includes:
- the ttc36 gene encoding tetratricopeptide repeat protein 36 → MASAHDRAVLQAIFNPTTPFGDIPGLNQEEELTDDDACFDPVLLQQVKDLELKGVSSAEARDLNAALQHFNQAIHTLPSRASAYNNRAQARRLQGDTKGAFEDLELAISLSKGTGRSARQALVQRGLLLRLAGRDEEARADFERAAALGSEFARQQAVTLNPYAALCNRMLSEVIGKLRNPDVPDMQ, encoded by the exons ATGGCTTCAGCACATGACAGAGCAGTTCTTCAGGCCATTTTCAACCCAACCACTCCATTTGGAGATATCCCTGGTTTAAACCAAGAGGAAGAACTCACGGATGATG atgCCTGTTTCGACCCAGTTCTGCTGCagcaggtgaaagatctggagcTGAAGGGGGTCTCCTCTGCTGAGGCTAGGGACCTGAACGCAGCATTGCAGCATTTTAACCAGGCCATTCACACACTGCCCTCAAGAGCCTCAGCCTACAACAACAGGGCCCAGGCCAGGCGCCTGCAGGGAGACACTAAAG GTGCGTTTGAAGACCTGGAGCTGGCCATATCCCTGAGCAAGGGAACCGGACGTTCTGCCCGCCAGGCCCTCGTCCAGCGAGGTCTGCTCCTCCGGCTGGCTGGCAGAGACGAGGAGGCCAGGGCAGACTTTGAGAGAGCCGCTGCGCTGGGTAGTGAATTTGCCCGACAGCAGGCTGTTACCCTGAACCCTTACGCTGCCCTGTGTAACCGCATGCTCTCTGAGGTCATCGGCAAACTGCGCAACCCAGACGTGCCAGACATGCAGTAG
- the LOC136709335 gene encoding F-box only protein 40 — protein MSSAGVGPLCFLRSKVDTAVYQEVLEYFMLPAADQIYGKADFIFQQDLAPAHSAKATSTWFKHHEADSHSALPGPWSIYNSQIEDRGYSPTQTITHLHQNSLTLAPEGQRRGRNRTSSTGLHKHCEKCFNQHCKAPVDISTSCMFISCRLHCGSAFHLCKEEEHQLLCPKAVVPCLNVNYGCPISMPRHRIAQHLEVCPASVVCCSLEWNRWPIPETDTVFYKNAMQEPTYMDQLDIAMALRDQNILFKSIKMNTLFPELTESLDELTTEDQVGAVGGIGIQVVKDGILRFDGSVDDPEYPAVQELTEEERLALAKSKDVACLENYAMWEGMFKKEMEGCKQTVKNLEDKSDQDKRNEGQSPPANEDSIQCPRANPSPRVSNGVVAVDLTKTGFAPWQDGVLERLQKEVNMAEYNMYLVHNGCMLINFDQLLACTPREKDFVYGSLEPVEVQTIRAFNVPKSFTAKRSHLKDPSHGAKKTHQYVDTSDLGVSVEDLPKSDEVQMTLLCCLEKELKGHQICEMVGTDGLYVDLGTQTYDFPSAPFKPDTTLADLMKHKTLNLHVQIQAECVTRRHNKTSSAFTYLCCHTFRRDEYPWHFRNVHADIQSSLTGWFIQRCPLAYLGCTYSQNHFRPSKYRGTVSYDQDLGTFSIQPQVAASLYKVVTNECSEQICPGNLNSLSQLPFEILQHIAGFLDSMSLCQLSQVSRLMREVCGTLLQRMGMVSLKWEKTTYSHGGSCWKAKKKVWEFSSLFSPVEKWTFDDAPSMAEHLKVCPCYQTVIRSDPVALVSMSEITDRPEHVHTLVSQFLNTSKGHGM, from the exons atgtcatctgctggtgttggtccgctgtgttttctgaggtccaaggttgacacagccgtctaccaggaagttttagagtacttcatgcttcctgctgctgaccaaatTTATGGAaaagcagatttcattttccagcaggacttggcacctgcacatagtgccaaagctaccagtacctggtttaaacACCATG AGGCTGACTCACACAGTGCCCTGCCAGGTCCATGGTCTATTTATAACAGCCAAATAGAGGACAGGGGATATTCACCCACCCAGACAATCACTCATTTACACCAAAACAGCCTCACGCTGGCACCAGAAGGGCAGAGAAGG GGCAGAAATCGTACATCTAGTACAGGTCTGCACAAGCACTGTGAGAAATGTTTCAACCAGCACTGTAAAGCCCCTGTGGACATCTCCACTTCTTGTATGTTCATTTCATGTCGTTTGCATTGTGGGTCTGCCTTCCACTTATGCAAAGAAGAGGAGCACCAGCTACTCTGTCCCAAGGCAGTAGTACCCTGTCTCAATGTCAACTATGGATGCCCTATTTCCATGCCCAGGCATCGGATTGCCCAACACCTTGAGGTGTGCCCTGCCAGTGTGGTATGCTGTTCCCTGGAATGGAACCGATGGCCCATCCCTGAGACAGACACTGTCTTCTACAAGAATGCCATGCAAGAACCTACCTACATGGATCAGCTAGACATAGCAATGGCTCTTAGGGATCAGAATATCCTGTTTAAATCTATCAAGATGAACACACTGTTTCCTGAGTTGACCGAAAGTCTTGATGAACTGACTACAGAAGATCAAGTTGGAGCAGTTGGAGGAATAGGCATTCAAGTAGTGAAGGATGGAATCTTGAGATTTGATGGATCTGTAGATGATCCTGAATATCCGGCTGTACAAGAACTGACTGAAGAAGAGCGTCTAGCTCTGGCTAAAAGCAAAGATGTGGCCTGTCTAGAGAACTATGCCATGTGGGAGGGAATGTTCAAAAAGGAGATGGAAGGATGCAAGCAAACAGTAAAAAATCTAGAGGACAAAAGTGACCAGGATAAGAGGAATGAAGGTCAATCACCACCTGCTAATGAAGATTCAATTCAATGTCCTCGTGCTAATCCAAGCCCCCGAGTGTCCAATGGTGTTGTAGCAGTGGATCTCACCAAGACTGGGTTTGCTCCTTGGCAAGATGGTGTCCTAGAGAGACTTCAAAAAGAGGTGAATATGGCTGAATATAACATGTACCTAGTTCATAATGGATGCATGCTGATCAATTTTGACCAGTTACTTGCTTGCACACCAAGGGAAAAGGACTTTGTTTATGGGAGCCTAGAGCCAGTTGAGGTGCAGACAATCCGTGCTTTCAATGTCCCCAAAAGCTTCACAGCCAAACGTAGCCACTTGAAAGATCCCTCGCATGGAGCCAAGAAGACCCACCAATATGTAGACACATCTGATTTGGGAGTGTCTGTAGAAGACCTTCCAAAATCAGATGAAGTACAGATGACTCTACTGTGCTGTTTGGAGAAGGAATTGAAAGGTCACCAGATATGTGAGATGGTTGGGACCGATGGCCTCTATGTTGACTTGGGCACACAAACCTATGACTTCCCCTCAGCTCCATTCAAACCTGACACAACACTGGCAGACCTTATGAAGCACAAGACCTTGAACCTCCATGTGCAGATTCAGGCCGAATGTGTCACAAGGAGACACAACAAAACTAGCTCTGCCTTTACTTACCTCTGCTGCCACACCTTCAGGCGAGATGAGTACCCCTGGCACTTCCGAAATGTGCATGCAGACATCCAATCGAGTCTTACAGGCTGGTTCATTCAGCGATGTCCTTTGGCTTATCTGGGTTGTACCTACAGCCAAAACCATTTTCGCCCATCCAAATACAGGGGCACAGTGAGCTATGACCAAGACCTTGGGACTTTTTCCATCCAGCCACAGGTAGCCGCATCCCTATATAAAGTTGTAACGAATGAATGCAGTGAACAAATTTGCCCTGGGAACCTGAACTCGCTCAGCCAACTACCCTTTGAGATACTCCAGCACATTGCAGGGTTTTTGGACAGCATGTCTTTATGCCAACTGTCCCAGGTCTCTCGGTTAATGAGGGAGGTGTGTGGCACTCTGCTACAACGTATGGGAATGGTGTCTTTAAAGTGGGAGAAGACAACATACTCACATGGTGGCTCTTGCTGGAAGGCAAAGAAAAAG GTGTGGGAGTTCAGCAGCCTGTTCTCTCCAGTGGAGAAATGGACCTTCGATGACGCGCCCTCCATGGCCGAGCACCTGAAGGTCTGCCCTTGCTACCAGACTGTCATCAGGAGTGACCCAGTGGCTTTGGTCAGTATGAGTGAGATCACAGACAGACCAGAGCATGTCCACACTCTGGTCAGCCAGTTTCTTAACACTAGTAAAGGACATGGAATGTGA